The following are encoded together in the Anaerolineales bacterium genome:
- a CDS encoding alpha-ketoacid dehydrogenase subunit beta — MAEMTLIEALRQAMDEELARDERVFIVGEDVGARGGVFRATLGLFDKYGPDRVIDSPLAELSIIGVGIGAALYGMRPICEIQFADFIHPAFNQIVSEAARLCYRSNGEWTAPMVIRAPYGGGIGGGLYHSQSIEAFYAHVPGLKVVVPSNPHDAKGLLKSAVRDPNPVLFLEPKKGYRLIKGEVAEGEEILVPIGPARVSRPGRDVSLFAYGMMHYYALQAAAAVAAEGIEVEVVDLRTLAPVDRPAILASVRKTGKALIVHEDNLTGGYGAEIAAILAEEAFTDLDAPVRRLAAPDVPGVPFSHPMQDWFMPDPAKIAAALRELAAY; from the coding sequence ATGGCTGAGATGACGCTGATCGAGGCCCTGCGCCAGGCCATGGACGAGGAGCTGGCGCGCGATGAGCGAGTGTTCATCGTCGGCGAGGACGTCGGGGCGCGCGGCGGCGTGTTCCGGGCGACGCTGGGCCTCTTCGACAAGTACGGGCCGGATCGAGTGATCGACTCGCCGCTGGCCGAGCTCTCGATCATCGGGGTCGGCATCGGGGCGGCGCTGTACGGTATGCGGCCGATCTGCGAGATCCAGTTCGCCGACTTCATTCACCCGGCGTTCAACCAGATCGTCAGTGAAGCCGCTCGCCTGTGCTACCGTTCCAATGGCGAATGGACGGCACCGATGGTCATCCGGGCGCCCTATGGCGGAGGGATCGGCGGAGGCCTGTACCATTCCCAATCGATCGAGGCCTTCTACGCCCATGTCCCGGGCCTGAAAGTGGTGGTCCCGTCCAACCCCCACGACGCCAAGGGGTTGTTGAAATCGGCAGTCCGCGACCCGAACCCGGTCCTGTTCCTTGAACCCAAGAAGGGCTACCGCCTGATCAAGGGCGAGGTGGCCGAAGGCGAAGAGATCCTGGTTCCGATCGGTCCGGCCCGCGTTTCACGGCCCGGCCGGGACGTCAGCCTGTTCGCCTACGGTATGATGCACTACTATGCCCTGCAGGCCGCGGCGGCGGTGGCCGCCGAGGGGATCGAGGTCGAGGTGGTGGATCTGCGCACACTGGCGCCGGTAGACCGCCCGGCCATCCTGGCCTCGGTTCGCAAGACCGGCAAGGCGCTCATCGTGCACGAGGACAACCTGACAGGCGGATACGGTGCCGAGATCGCCGCTATCCTGGCAGAGGAAGCCTTCACGGATCTCGATGCGCCGGTGCGGCGCCTGGCAGCGCCGGATGTCCCTGGCGTGCCGTTCAGCCATCCGATGCAGGATTGGTTCATGCCGGATCCGGCCAAGATCGCCGCCGCCCTGCGCGAGCTGGCGGCGTACTGA